A DNA window from Ammospiza caudacuta isolate bAmmCau1 chromosome 21, bAmmCau1.pri, whole genome shotgun sequence contains the following coding sequences:
- the RPL7A gene encoding large ribosomal subunit protein eL8, with the protein MPKGKKAKGKKVAPAPAVVKKQEAKKVVNPLFEKRPKNFGIGQDIQPKRDLTRFVKWPRYIRLQRQRSILYKRLKVPPAINQFTQALDRQTATQLLKLAHKYRPENKQEKKQRLLARAEQKAAGKGDAPTKRPPVLRAGINTVTTLVENKKAQLVVIAHDVDPIELVVFLPALCRKMGVPYCIIKGKARLGRLVHRKTCTSVAFTQVNPEDKGALAKLVEAVKTNYNDRYDEIRRHWGGNVLGPKSVARIAKLEKAKAKELATKLG; encoded by the exons ATG CCGAAAGGgaagaaggccaagggcaagAAGGTGGCACCGGCCCCTGCTGTAGTCAAGAAGCAGGAGGCCAAGAAGGTTGTCAATCCCCTCTTTGAGAAGAGGCCCAAGAACTTTGGTATCG GACAGGATATCCAGCCCAAGCGTGACCTCACTCGGTTTGTGAAATGGCCACGCTACATTCGGCTGCAGCGCCAGAGGTCCATCCTCTACAAACGCCTCAAGGTTCCTCCTGCCATCAACCAGTTCACCCAGGCCTTGGACCGCCAGACAG CCACACAGCTTCTGAAGCTGGCACACAAATACAGGCCTGAAAATAAGCAAGAGAagaagcagaggctgctggctCGGGCTGAGCAGAAAGCTGCAGGAAAGGGAGATGCTCCAACCAAGCGGCCGCCCGTCCTCCGAGCAG GTATCAATACTGTCACAACTCTGGTGGAGAACAAGAAAGCTCAGCTTGTCGTTATTGCCCACGATGTAGACCCCATTGAG ctCGTGGTtttcctgccagccctgtgccgCAAGATGGGGGTCCCCTACTGCATCATCAAgggcaaagccaggctgggcaggctggTCCACAGGAAGACCTGCACCTCTGTGGCCTTCACCCAGGTTAACCC GGAGGATAAGGGAGCCCTTGCAAAGCTGGTGGAGGCTGTAAAGACCAACTACAATGACAGATATGATGAG ATCCGTCGTCACTGGGGCGGGAATGTCCTGGGTCCAAAATCGGTGGCTCGCATTGCCAAGCTGGAAAAGGCAAAGGCTAAAGAGCTGGCTACAAAGCTGGGCTGA
- the MED22 gene encoding mediator of RNA polymerase II transcription subunit 22 isoform X1, giving the protein MAQPRVLPQSKETLLQSYNKRLKDDVKSIMDNFTEIIKTAKIEDETQVSRATQGEQDNYEMHVRAANIVRAGESLMKLVSDLKQFLILNDFPSVNEAINQRNQQLRSLQEECDKKLIALRDEISIDLYELEEEYYSSSYSLCDSNDLPLCEAYWRQDLATLSPESLSMPLAAATAEQSVVTSQSSTPSHPHVNGHGAGPAEHS; this is encoded by the exons ATGGCGCAGCCCCGGGTGCTGCCGCAGAGCAAGGAGACCCTGCTGCAGTCCTACAACAAACGCCTCAAGGACGATGTCAAATCCATCATGGACAACTTCACCGAGATCATCAAGACGGCCAAG ATCGAGGATGAAACTCAAGTGTCTCGAGCAACCCAGGGTGAACAAGATAACTACGAGATGCACGTCAGAGCTGCAAATATC GTCCGAGCTGGCGAGTCCCTGATGAAACTCGTGTCTGACCTGAAGCAGTTCCTGATCCTCAACGATTTCCCCTCTGTGAACGAGGCCATCAACCAGCGCaaccagcagctcaggagcctGCAGGAGGAGTGTGACAAGAAGCTGATTGCCCTGAGGGATGAGATCTCCATTGACCTGTACGAGCTAGAAGAAGAATATTACTCTTCCAG CTACAGTCTGTGTGACAGCAATGATCTCCCACTGTGCGAAGCCTACTGGAGACAAGACTTGGCCACGCTGTCCCCCGAGAGCCTCTCGATGCCTCTGGCAGCCGCCACAGCCGAGCAGAGCGTTGTCACCTCGCAGAGTTCCACCCCTTCGCACCCGCACGTCAACGGGCACGGGGCGGGCCCCGCCGAGCATTCCTGA
- the MED22 gene encoding mediator of RNA polymerase II transcription subunit 22 isoform X2, which yields MAQPRVLPQSKETLLQSYNKRLKDDVKSIMDNFTEIIKTAKIEDETQVSRATQGEQDNYEMHVRAANIVRAGESLMKLVSDLKQFLILNDFPSVNEAINQRNQQLRSLQEECDKKLIALRDEISIDLYELEEEYYSSSLCDSNDLPLCEAYWRQDLATLSPESLSMPLAAATAEQSVVTSQSSTPSHPHVNGHGAGPAEHS from the exons ATGGCGCAGCCCCGGGTGCTGCCGCAGAGCAAGGAGACCCTGCTGCAGTCCTACAACAAACGCCTCAAGGACGATGTCAAATCCATCATGGACAACTTCACCGAGATCATCAAGACGGCCAAG ATCGAGGATGAAACTCAAGTGTCTCGAGCAACCCAGGGTGAACAAGATAACTACGAGATGCACGTCAGAGCTGCAAATATC GTCCGAGCTGGCGAGTCCCTGATGAAACTCGTGTCTGACCTGAAGCAGTTCCTGATCCTCAACGATTTCCCCTCTGTGAACGAGGCCATCAACCAGCGCaaccagcagctcaggagcctGCAGGAGGAGTGTGACAAGAAGCTGATTGCCCTGAGGGATGAGATCTCCATTGACCTGTACGAGCTAGAAGAAGAATATTACTCTTCCAG TCTGTGTGACAGCAATGATCTCCCACTGTGCGAAGCCTACTGGAGACAAGACTTGGCCACGCTGTCCCCCGAGAGCCTCTCGATGCCTCTGGCAGCCGCCACAGCCGAGCAGAGCGTTGTCACCTCGCAGAGTTCCACCCCTTCGCACCCGCACGTCAACGGGCACGGGGCGGGCCCCGCCGAGCATTCCTGA
- the SURF6 gene encoding surfeit locus protein 6 has translation MASLAAQDSYLQGLARRAGVQHAPESRKRKFVSKPGQPEDGRQVKKQKKNKPRKQTEKKNAPSAKQDVSNTSKPTPGQKAAPQANKSSPQDGTQNRKESLATGSKSELSSPSVSALSLLRQRLHEKIKKASGQDNAKELTPAVLEKRQRRKYERERKKRRRKELKMKAKMEKKETEEVPAEPESKKEESKADIVFNRVKVHEENELNKVQKKKEKRKAVKGNITPLTGKNYKQLLSRLETRKNKLEELKEKDEKKAQELETKIKWTNALYKAEGVKIRDDEERLKEALKRKEKRRAQRKRQWEERTVRVVEKMQQRQDKRKKNIQKKKKERIEKKKARARKKGRVLPEDLKKAGLN, from the exons ATGGCCAGCCTGGCCGCCCAGGACTCCTACCTGCAGGGCTTGGCCAGGAGGGCCGGCGTGCAGCACGCCCCGGAGTCGCGGAAGAGGAAATTTG TGTCTAAGCCAGGCCAGCCCGAGGATGGCAGACAGgtgaaaaaacagaagaaaaataagccCAGGAAGCAAACTGAGAAGAAGAATGCTCCTTCAGCCAAACAGGATGTTTCTAACACCAGTAAACCCACTCCAGGACAGAAAGCAGCCCCTCAAGCCAACAAATCATCACCACAAGATGGCACACAGAACAGAAAGGAGAGTTTGGCTACAG GAAGTAAAAGTGAACTGAGTTCCCCTTCTGTTTCTGCACTCAGCCTGTTGCGTCAGAGACTCCATGAGAAGATTAAAAAGGCTTCTGGACAG GATAATGCCAAGGAGTtaacccctgcagtgctggagaagAGGCAGCGAAGGAAgtatgagagagagagaaagaaacgCCGGCGAAAGGAGTTGAAGATGAAGGcaaaaatggagaagaaagagaCTGAGGAGGTACCAGCAGAGCCGGAGAGCAAAAAGGAGGAGAGCAAAGCTGACATTGTCTTCAACAGGGTTAAAGTTCATGAAGAGAACGAGTTAAACAAGGtccagaagaagaaagagaagaggaaagcagTGAAAGGCAATATCACTCCTCTGACAGGCAAGAACtacaagcagctgctgagcaggcTGGAGACCAGGAAGAATAAACTGGAGGAGCTCAAGGAGAAGGATGAGAAGAAAGCTCAGGAGCTGGAGACCAAGATAAAATGGACAAATGCCCTGTATAAGGCAGAAGGGGTGAAGATCCGTGACGATGAGGAGCGTCTGAAGGAGGCCCTGAAGCGCAAGGAGAAGCGGCGAGCGCAGCGCAAGAGGCAGTGGGAGGAACGgactgtgagggtggtggaGAAGATGCAGCAGCGGCAAGACAAGCGCAAGAAGAACAtccagaagaagaagaaggagaggatagagaagaaaaaagccagGGCCCGGAAGAAGGGCCGAGTTCTGCCAGAGGACTTGAAAAAAGCTGGGTTAAACTGA